GTCAAGAGGTGGACTTGGGAGGGCCAAGTGTTGGGCTATAGCCCGCTCACGCTCCTGATGTGTCCTCAGGCACTTGTCAGAAGTGGAGGCACTGCAGACAGTACAGAAACAGGAAATTGAGGACTTGTACAGCAGGCTCGGGAAGCAGCCCCCGCCGGGTCTCGTGGCCCCTGCTGCTATGCTGTCTAGCCGCCAGCGCCGCCTCTCCAAGGGCAGCTTCCCCACCTCCCGGCGCAATAGCCTGCAGCGCTCTGAGCCCCTGGGCCCTGGTGAGACGGCGGCTGCCCCACTCCCATCTTTCTGGAGACCTGTCCCTAGCGCTCTTCCTTTCAGGCCCTGGGGGTCTGCCCCTTAGTTCGGGGGGGGACCAGCCCCCTCTCCCCACGGCCCCTTCCCTCACTCAGTGCTCTCCCCCCCCATCCTGCACCCAGGCATCATGCGAAGGAACTCCCTGAGTTGCAGCAGCACCGGCTCCCAGGAGCAGCGGGCGAGCAAGGGGGTGACATTCGCCAGGGATGTTGGCAGGATGGTGAGGGCGGGCCCAAGGGAGGGAGAGCCCAGGGAGTGATAACTGGCTGCAGCGTCACCCTGCTCCCACCCTGGAGGTTtcttcagttctttttcttttccctccagtGAATTCCGAACAGAAGCCATGTGTCTCATGCACGCCAGGGCCCGCCGTGGAGCTTGTGCTCTCAGAATCTGCTGACCAGCACAGCTCTGCAAGGAAGACCTCGACACTGAGGGAGTAGGCGGCCCCAGGGGCATGGAGAGTGCCGTTCCGTTATAGGGAAGAGCCAAACATGTGGGAACTGTGTGCTGTGTGTAGAAGGCATCAATTCTGCAGCCTACCATCCTCATCCCCGGCCACCTCTCCGGCCAAGAGTGAACCACTAAGCAGTCCCACCCGAGCCCGGATGCTTCTAGAAGGCACACTCCcagctgggcaggaggagggggtgtTCTCACACCAGAATTAGTAGCAGCCAATAAAAATGCTGGAACCTAGAACCTGGTGAATTTGTATGTCGGGCCTTAGGAACTGGGGGCAAAGCTTTGCGGGGTAAGGCAGGGGAGGATTTACAGGGACTTCCCGTTTCACAGCGGGAGGCAGGGGTGGAGCCCAGCCTTCTGGCTCCCTGCCAGCAGCTCATGAGGAAACTGCCAGGTCAGTAATCCACCTGACCAAGCTAAGAGTCCACCCAGACCCCACCTTAGGCTTACACAAGCAGGCCCCAGTGGAAGTTAAAAGGATGAAAGCTGCTTGTCCCTCATCCTTcatctacctctctctctctctctctctctctctctctctctctctctcgatgGGAAAAGGCAGGAGAGTTGGAGTAGTGTGTTCCTCAGGGTAGAGGACAAAAGAGTGAGTGACCTTCCTTCCCCCCAAGACCTGGTTCAGTCTCAAACAGCCCAGTGACCCACCACGATCTCTCCCTTAAATCAGGTGGAAAGATCTCATGGAAAAAGCAATTCTAGTTAAACATTTACGGCTCCCTGGGGCCATGCCACAGCTGCAGCTACTGCCTGTGGAGCGTTCCAGCATGAAGTGTCAGCCCCAACACACTCACTGGACTCCGAGAGAGATGACTCAGTTTATTGTTCTCAACCTGACCCCATTTTTCCCACTTTAGGCTCCAACACTGCACAGAGCTGCCACCCTCACCCCCATTAAGAGCCCACCTCTTGTCCTCCACCCTCCCAGCCAGACCCTGAAGGGGATAAACCACAAAGTCAGAAAGCTTGGGAAAAGCCAAGGTCAGATACCTCGAACAAGGAAACAAACTAGGAAAAGGAGTCAGTGGCCACACACAGTGAGTGCGAGGTGGGCATGTTCCCTTGACAATGGCCAAATGCACAAACCCGTGGTTACTTGGGCTCTATCATCGTCCAAAGTTAGTAAGAAGGAAAGCAATGCTGTGAGCAGGCTTCCATTTCTACAGGGTCGTGGGGCATCATCCATCATGTGAAGGGACTCCAGCAGGTTGGAGATGCAGGATGCCCATCTGGATCAGTGTCCTGATGCCCTTTCCTGAGCTCGGGCTCGAGCAGCTTTGGCCTCATCTTCCAGCTCATCCAGGAAACGCTCCTGGGACACCGAGTAGAAGGTGTAACCATCTGGGGAGGTGGGTTCAGGAAACCACGTGGAAAATGCACATTCCCTTTTCCCAGACTTGCTCAACCACCCTTGTTGATCTCTCATCCTCCCAAATCAGTGATTCGATCTTCTGCCCTCTGCTCTGCTGAGCCCTGACCCTGATTCCGTTAtcattaataaattatattaaaagagcACCTTTAAAATGACAAAGTAAGGTACACTTAAACGCTTGGCTCGGCGTTACAAGTAGCCAAGACTTTCACAGCTCGGGCTCTTTCTGCCACCCCCATACTGCCCTGCTACGAGCCTCCGCTGCCTTTCTCCTGCCCACAAATGTGGTCTCCCTGAGTCTACAGTCCAGACGGATACAAATTGCTAACACCAGGGCCCCGATGCCCAGGCCGGTCACGATGTTCCGGGTCCGCCGCTGTGGCAGCATCTTCTGCCACTGGGCGAGCTGCACCTGCCGCATGAATTGTAGTTGCGCAGGAGTCAGCTTCTCCCGCGTCGGGTCGATACGCTGAGCCAGGGGGGCCTTTCCGCTCTTAGCGTCCAGAGGGTCTCCAGCCCCCGGCGCCGCCATGTTGCCGCTCCGCCCTCCGCAGTTCCCGGGGCGCGGGACTTGCTGGGAATAGCAGTCCATGGCCGCCGCAGGGAACGCTGGGAGATGTAGTCCGCATTTCCTTCCACAAAGGGTGCGGCTCCGGGCCCAAGGGAAAGGGCGGGGCGGGCGGGAAGAGGCCGTGCTTTCCGATTGGCTGAAGGGTCCGCGTCCGTTGGGGAAAAGGCTGTGAAAGGCTCGAGGCTGTGCTGGGAAATGAGTTTTCCTCCGACTTGAGGCCACGAGGACAAGCACACGGAAGGGGACGAAGAATCCAGGTTGTGGCAGAAGACTCTGAAGGGAAGCTAAGGGGGACGGATCCAGTGAGACGTCCGGGGCAACAAACAAGGTTCTGAAAATGGACCGACCTGTGAGGCCAAGATTGGCCTCTCTCAGTGACTTTCAGTTTGGAGCTGTTGCCACAGACACAATCGAAGACGGTCTGCTCCACTTGGCCCAGCAGAATGAGCAAGCCGTGCAGGAGGCTGCGGGCCGGATGGGCAGCTTCAGAGAGACCCGGATCGTGGGTGGGGATGCAGGCCGGGGAGCTGGGCTTATGGGAGACTGGGGCACCTCTCTTTGAGGCACCGACCTTGAGATTCAGTGTCCCTTATTCATTCAAATAAGTTTCGTTAGTACCTACTCTTTGCCAGGCGCTGGGGGTACAGTGATGAGCAAGGCTCACCAGCACCCTACCCTTGATTTCAGCACGTGTAGAGTACTTATTCTCCCTGCTTCCTGGGTTAGAAAGATGAACGAGAGATCTAGTCCCCGCTTTCAAACTATGTATATAATCTTTGGAGGATATTAGGACAAATCTGCAAATGACTAGGTACAAGTATGGTTAGATAAGTGACGTACCAGGTTAAACAAGCTTTTATGGGGATTGAAAGGAGAGATGGAGTGAGTTGGGGGTAGGATGAATTAAGGAGTCCTCCAGGCACCGTGGCATTTGAGGTAGACCCTGAAGGAAGGATAACATTTTGGCTGGTGAGGGTGGTGGATATGGACCGtcttcctcccatccttccttctttccttcctttttaccgtgtctctttctctctctctcttttttttttttttttggccttgccggGCGGCTTGTGggagttccccatccagggattgaacccaggcctccgcagtgaaagcgccgaatcctaaccactagaccaccagggaactcccgggACCGTGGTTCTACTAAAAGGGGATAACATGAGTCAAGCTATGGAAATAGGGACATTTTGGGTGAATGTGGGTACCATGTCATCCAGGTTGGCCAGAGGCTGTGGAAGAGTAGTTTGAAATCCAGACCAGAAAGTGGTTTGGAGACGTTCCACGTGGAACTTTGAATGCCAAAGTGAGGAGTTTATACCTGACTTAATAGGAAAACAAGAAAgcactgaggttttttttttttttgcggtatgtgggcctctcactgttgtggcctctcccgttgcggagcacaggctccggacgcacaggccctgcggccatggctcacgggcccagccgctccgcggcatgcgggatcctcccagaccggggcacgaacccgtttcccctgcatcagcaggcggattctcaaccactgcgccaccagggaagcccagcactgaggttttttgtttttgtcttttttttttttttcttttttgcggtacgcgggcctctcaccgttgtggcctctcccgttgcggagcacaggctccggacacgcaggctcagtggccatggctcacgggcccagccgctccgcggcatgtgggatcttcccggaccggggcacgaacccgtgtcccttgcatcggcaggcggactctcaaccactgtgccaccagggaagccctgtctttttttttttttttcatatgggaGTGATATAACTGTAACCTTTGCcttagaaaaaattattttggctgtgaTGTAAAGGATGGACTGGAGTAGAGAGAGGTGGGAGGTAGGAAGACCAGTGGAGTCTGTGTGAGTAGTTTTTTAGGTGATAAGGCAGAGGGAATGACAAGGGAGGATGGATTAAAACCATTTCAGAGGTAAAATCTAGGGTTCTGCAATGGATGAATTTTAAGAAGTGAAGCAGGCGAAGATGACTATGCCAAAGGGTTGAGCCTAGAAATATAGGGGTGCCAttaagagaaacacacacatacattaaaataaataaaacgggAGGAAATGTGACTtgtttgggaaagaaaatagctttgGTTTGAGATCTCCTGAGTTTCAAGTGCTTGTGGGATATCTAGAGGAAGGTTTCTAGCAGGCTGTTTAAAGAGTAAGTCAGAAGAGAGGTCAGACTAGAGATAAGGGTTTGGGAGTCCTCTCCATAATGGTACTGTTGAAACTGTGGCACAGGATGAGCTCctagagggagagaagagaagcgGGTCTAGTACAGTTCCTTGGGAGACATTTTGTGTTCAGGAAAGCGGAGTAGGAGGAAGAGTCATGAAGGAAATAGATGGAATGCTTGGGGAGTTAGGAACAGAACCTAGAGACCTTTAGAAGCAAGAGGAGAGTTTCATGGTCAGCAATTTCAGATACTTCACAGATATAAACACCAGGAATGACGATTGCAAGAGGGCCATGATATTTAACAATTTGGTTGTATTTTCTGACCTTTGAGACAATCATTTCAGCAGGTTGTAAAAAGTAGAAGCCAAATTGCAGAACATTAGGGAGTGAATGATGAAGTGGAAGCAGCAGGTGTAAGCTAGGCTTTCAAGAAATGTCACAGTCATGGAAGCTAGAGAGATAGAGCCCTAGCTTAAGAGAATAGAAGGGGAGGGTCTTTTAGTTAATAGATCTGAGTATGTTTGTACAGAGGTGGAGCCAGTAGCAAGAGAGAGGTGTAACCCTCCTCCATTCCACCTAACCCAAACTGTTTTCTTggcaaattaaaatggaaaatagaaacaaTCGCCCAGATGATTCagatcaaaaacaaaataaaaccaaacaactatacacacacacacacacgaaaacaaagaaataaaacctaaGTTCCAGCAAAAAAAAGGAGTGACTAATAACACACATTATGTGTTCTAGGATACTTTGCTTAATTGCTTAAACTAATTATCTTCTTCATTGGACACTGTTAGCAGAGCTTTGGCCTCTGTAATGATAAGGTTTTGTACATGTATCTATGTGTGACCTGTGTCAAGTAGATTGTTAAACTGTCGTGTGCTAGCTTaacttttatagattttttcccctctaagtCAGATTTTCTCTGACGACACACGGTAATGGAAATTTGACTGTATGTAGCTCTTTGCTGATCAATGCTAAGAGTTCCTAGTTCTGCAGGAGCTTCGAGAACCAACGTTTATCCTTGTTTCCACCCTCTAATGACATTGCTAACTAAATAGAACTCTATCTGGGGCTGTTCTTTCAAAGAGAAACACAGGCAGCCTAAAATGTTGCCAAGGTATCTTACCCTTCCCACCTTCCCAATGACTTCCCCCACCCAAGTTGGGCTGTGTTCCCTGATTTAGGGGATGTTGCTTCCAAACAAGCCACTTCAGAGTAACAAACTTGCTCCTGGGGAGAGGCTCAGCCACCACAGACTTACCCAACAAACTGGTGGTGGAGAAGTGGTGTCCAGCTGTAAGGTGAATTGTGTTTGTAAAGCAATGGGAGTTCTCCAGTGGGTGGTTACTAAACAAACAGTGTTATAAAGAATATCAAAGCTCCAGGAGGGACCTTTCTGTTCCTATCAACATTCCACTGAAAACAGAATATAGGGGTTAGGGTTTTTATCCTTCCAAAATCTCTCTTGAAGCTGGAGGTTCCCAGCATGGTGTAAAGGCCAACTAGACCAGCTGGTTTGTTTGTGTGTAGCTGGCCAAGCCTTTTATCAGCTGAGACCCATAGGAAGGCTCAAGGGGCCCTCAGGGGGCTCAGTAAGCCTTTGTTTTTGCACGCAGTCAGCCTCCTTTTCATGCCTCTCATTTGCCTATTGGCAACAAAGGGAAACAGGTTCAGCTTGGGTTGTTTCCGTCTCATCTTTCTCACCTCCTGACCCTCTTCCCTGGGCCCCATCATGGCTTTTACACAACGCCAAGAGTTCACAGAGTCGTTTTGGTTGCACCTTGTGAATTAAGCTCTTCTTTCCTGTTTTGGCagagtttgtttttctcctgtctgAACAATGGTGTCTGGAGAAATCCGCGAGCTACCAGGCTGTAGAAATCCTAGAAAGGTAAAGCCCTGAGCATAAGGCCTTTGTGAGGGGTACCTCTCAGAATGCCTAATGTACccagacctttaaaaaaaaaaatgctagttgCCCCTTACCATGAGACCTGGTTTGCACCCTCTTTTTCttgcaaatgtaaaattttttagCCAGCGATTGATATTGGAGAGGATAAGATGTAACATGGGTTGAAGCACAAATTCCATTTAGTTGGAGTGTGGATtgtttcctttcccctttcccttctttataGGTTTATGGTTAAGCAGGCAGAGAACATCTGCAGGCAAGCCACACTCCAGCTGAGAGAGAAGACAGGGCCTCAGAACTGGAGGACTCTGAAAGAGCAGCTTTGCAACAAGTTTATCCTGCGTCTTGTGTCATGTGTTCAGCTGGCAAGCAAACTCTCCTTCCACTACAAAGTAAGGAGCTGGGGTTGCGCATGGGCACCTGAGTGTTAGAGAGAAACCAGTTCATCCAAAGGTGGCTTTGAGAAACACACTCCTAGGCTAGGGGATACTACTCATGCAGAAATTCCAGAGCGTAAGTATGCTTCCTAAGCATAcctcctaaacacacacacacacacacacacacacacacacacacacacacacgagtcacACAGAAGCAGTTATAAATAGTCTGAGGTTCTGTTCCCAAAGTGTAATTGCTGGACGGATGCCATCATTGATACAGGTCACCTTTCCTCCCCTTGGACTCAAGGACAGTTAAGCTGCCTGAATTGCCAACATACCTATTAGCATGAaaggcaaactattacatttataaAGGATAAAATGTTTCCACATCACTATGCGATGTCTGTATCgtatcatttattcaacaaatatttattgtcttttatGGCCAGATGCTGCACTAGGTGCCATGGCTACAAGAGTAAAAATAGTGTCTGTGCTCTCAAGGAATTTATTACCTAATGGGAGAAGACACACAGGCAAATAATGTGAGCAAGTGTTCTGATTAGTGTAAATACAGAGGGCTCTGAATATACCTCATCAGCCTTGGAGAGTCAAGGAAGTGTATTTAGAGGAAATGACATTTTTGGGGGAACAAACAACAGAACATTTATTCATTATCTTCCACCTGTTGTTAACCTCTGTCTCCACTCCCCTCTAGAGATAAGCTTCTCTCAGTTCTGCCTTTCTTTGAGATTaatcaaacatttttaataaCTCTTTTCTTCTATTAACTTACAGTAATGCATTATTCTTTTAATTGTTATCCGAGAATGTTTCACTGCCTGTACCCTCTAGTATAAGTTGAATACAAATGGTGAGGGCAGACATCTTTGCTTTTTCACAATCTCAGGGAGAAAGCATTCAATATTTCACCATTGCaagtgatgttagctgtaggattTTTGGTAatgcactttattttatttttatttgtttattttttttggttgtgccaggtcttagttagttgtggcaggtgggctccttagttgcggctcaccagctccttagttgtggcatacgaacTCTTAGTTGCCACACGCATGTGGgacctagctccctgaccaggggtccaacccgcgtcccctgcattggaaagcagattctcaaccactgcgccaccagggaagtccctggtacgTGCACTTTAACCAATAGAGGAAATGACTCCTTGAAGGGGAGGGTTGGGGAGATGGGTGGATCctaaggaaagagggagaagaggtAAGGAGAGCAGTGGGGGTgttgggggtgaggagggagatCCAGATACAGGAAAGAGCATGTGCAGAGGCTTGGAGAGCATGTGGGTTTGGGGAGTGCAAGTAATTCTATATGACAAGTGTAGAGTGTAAGGGGGAATTACCAAGAGAGAAGATGAGATAAAGGCATGGACTGGATTGTGAAGGGCTTTGTTTACTATGCCAAGATGCATGACCTCTATTCTGACACCCTGCTCTCCGTTTCActctattttggttttctttgctcaGATAATCAGCAACGTTACAGTCCTGAATTTCCTCCAGGCTCTAGGGTATCTACACACTAAAGAAGAACTGCTGGAGTCAGAGCTTGATGTTTTGAAGTCCCTGAACTTCCAAATCAATCTGCCTACTCCCCTGGCATATGTGGAGATGCTCTTGGAGGTTTTAGGTACTTTATTAAGTGTGTCGGGCGTGTGGGTTGGAGGCTTCCATAGAAGGCAGTAAGAATGTGCCTAGGGGTTTGAGGGCAGTGGGCAGAACCTGCCAATGAGGAGCAGCAGGAAGCGCGCATTGACTGAGGAAAGTAGTTTCCTCTAGTACTTGTCAGGGAAACAAACACCAGTCTCGGCACCTGGCTTCTATTTGGCCTCACTAAGCACTCTCTTATTGCAGCATCAAAGAGTTGACTTTGTAGAGAGGCATGAGATAAGAGGGGAACAAACAAATATGCTCCAGTTGTATATATACTGTAGCTGGAGGTTTTTCtacctctccctgtgtcctttaAAATCGACCTCCAGCTACAGAGGTTTCTTACAGTAGAACATAGCAACCAGGAAGCACATTAGCAGCTCAACAGCTTTGTGTCACATGACAACTGTGATTATGATCAGAGAAGAGGTACATAATGCTCTTTACCATGCGCGTACTCCATCTAGGATACAATGGCTGTTTGGTGCCGGCCACACAGCTGTATGCAACCTGCCTGACCCTACTTGACCTAGTCTATCTTCTCCATGAACCTGTATACGAGAGCCTGCTGAGGGCTTCAATCGAGAACTCCACACCCAGTCAGCTGCAAGGGTAAGGCAGCTCCTTCCAGAAACAGGGAGTCAGTAACATACCACAAGAACTTGGGAAATGGAATTTACCTAGCAAGGCACCCAGTCCACAGATAACCTGCATGGGTTATCTTGTCCTAATTAACATCCAATATGTTGTTTGGATGGGTGACTGAGCCCAATGAGCAAAACCCTAAaggcttttacttttaaaatg
Above is a genomic segment from Mesoplodon densirostris isolate mMesDen1 chromosome 18, mMesDen1 primary haplotype, whole genome shotgun sequence containing:
- the CNTD1 gene encoding cyclin N-terminal domain-containing protein 1; protein product: MDRPVRPRLASLSDFQFGAVATDTIEDGLLHLAQQNEQAVQEAAGRMGSFRETRIVEFVFLLSEQWCLEKSASYQAVEILERFMVKQAENICRQATLQLREKTGPQNWRTLKEQLCNKFILRLVSCVQLASKLSFHYKIISNVTVLNFLQALGYLHTKEELLESELDVLKSLNFQINLPTPLAYVEMLLEVLGYNGCLVPATQLYATCLTLLDLVYLLHEPVYESLLRASIENSTPSQLQGEKFISVKEDFMLLAVGIIAASAFIQNHECWSQVVGHLQSITGIALESIAKLSYAILTHSVGASTPGRQRPVPPHLVARPLRAADFSNT
- the LOC132478662 gene encoding cytochrome c oxidase assembly factor 3 homolog, mitochondrial; its protein translation is MAAPGAGDPLDAKSGKAPLAQRIDPTREKLTPAQLQFMRQVQLAQWQKMLPQRRTRNIVTGLGIGALVLAIYGYTFYSVSQERFLDELEDEAKAARARAQERASGH